A genome region from Streptomyces sp. V3I8 includes the following:
- a CDS encoding DUF6233 domain-containing protein, producing the protein MFDRLPDDLARLITLRTWHAMWLERIDAKIAAVRQHEAERERARRARPPRPEWVVELGIGDGRPPLEVHAGHCYAIGTRRLAVSHNEARQLLADGVRACSHCTPDTTLEIPLSSRPALATTARRRSLAGHQQQAGRPEGVP; encoded by the coding sequence ATGTTCGACCGTCTACCTGACGATCTGGCACGACTGATCACGTTGAGGACCTGGCACGCCATGTGGTTGGAACGCATCGACGCGAAGATCGCCGCTGTCCGCCAGCATGAAGCCGAACGGGAACGCGCCCGCCGCGCCCGGCCGCCCCGGCCGGAATGGGTCGTGGAACTCGGCATCGGGGATGGGCGCCCGCCCCTCGAGGTCCACGCCGGTCACTGCTACGCCATCGGCACACGCCGCCTGGCCGTCAGCCACAACGAAGCCCGCCAGCTCCTCGCCGACGGCGTGCGCGCCTGCAGCCACTGCACACCCGACACCACACTCGAGATCCCGTTGTCCAGCCGCCCGGCCCTTGCCACCACGGCACGCCGACGGTCCCTTGCTGGTCACCAACAGCAAGCCGGACGACCTGAAGGCGTTCCGTGA
- a CDS encoding DUF6158 family protein yields MNEHEERDLTATGVDVARLDGQQLMKELETIHRTRHDTLLYASNDALRAHGERMAQLEGEYLRRNPDRPVAAGRTREGARERVSGESTTPRS; encoded by the coding sequence ATGAACGAACATGAGGAGCGGGACCTGACCGCGACCGGAGTCGACGTCGCCCGGCTGGATGGTCAGCAGCTCATGAAGGAGCTGGAGACCATCCACCGCACGCGTCACGACACGCTGCTCTACGCCTCGAACGACGCGCTGCGGGCCCACGGCGAGCGCATGGCACAGCTGGAGGGCGAGTACCTGCGGCGCAACCCGGACCGCCCGGTCGCCGCGGGCCGCACCCGTGAGGGGGCGCGGGAACGCGTGAGCGGGGAGTCGACGACTCCCCGTTCTTAG
- a CDS encoding ANTAR domain-containing protein: MTADAISAAGLSAEPSAQEQLEELREENTQLQRAVHAHAVVDQAIGVVVAVGRLTPEQGWHVLRKVSQHTNIKLRHIAEHLVAWAHTQELPECISAQLQHQLESAHILHIKE; this comes from the coding sequence GTGACAGCCGACGCCATATCCGCTGCCGGTCTTTCAGCTGAGCCATCTGCACAGGAGCAGTTGGAGGAACTGCGCGAGGAGAACACGCAGCTTCAACGGGCGGTGCACGCACACGCGGTGGTGGACCAGGCCATCGGGGTCGTCGTCGCCGTGGGCCGGCTGACACCCGAGCAGGGCTGGCACGTCCTGCGGAAGGTCTCCCAGCACACCAACATCAAACTGCGGCACATCGCGGAACACCTCGTCGCATGGGCCCACACCCAGGAGCTGCCCGAGTGCATCAGCGCCCAGCTGCAGCACCAGCTGGAGAGCGCGCACATCCTGCACATCAAAGAATGA